A window of the Oncorhynchus masou masou isolate Uvic2021 chromosome 13, UVic_Omas_1.1, whole genome shotgun sequence genome harbors these coding sequences:
- the LOC135553056 gene encoding CUE domain-containing protein 1-like isoform X2, with protein MTSLFRRSSSNGGSRGGGGGGGGSGGSTPGDLNNSRPNRQVRRLEFNQAMEDFKIMFPTMDYEVIECVLRSNNGAVDATIDQLLQMSIDGEGSDDSSDSDDSIPPEVLERTLEPDSSDEEPPPVYSPPTYDMHIYDRKYPEAPPTPPPRFEAQPPPGHRQVRSFRNWNPPLLGNLPDDFLRILPQQLDSIQGSQSSLSQPSSSSSLSSIVQQTAQGGISRPGAGGALGAPGGPGGAEGVEGAGTEQERKLKQYLDDERIALFLQNEEFMRELQRNREFLVALERDRLKYESKKSKSNHLSTHMENSTAGEHCASGSMEACTAVSDDAMFRDKLKHMGKSTRKKLFEIARSFSDKTKRRKLKRRTLLKHQSLGIANSTANLLEDVEGSPEDGQPRRSDTQEDDVPHKELLS; from the exons ATGACCAGCCTGTTCAGGCGCAGCAGCAGTAATGGAGGCtccaggggaggtggaggaggagggggaggcagtGGTGGTTCCACCCCAGGAGATCTCAACAACAGCCGGCCTAACCGACAAGTCCGGCGCCTGGAGTTCAACCAGGCCATGGAGGACTTCAAGATCATGTTCCCCACCATGGATTACGAGGTCATCGAGTGCGTCCTGCGTTCCAACAATGGGGCGGTGGACGCCACCATCGACCAGCTCCTCCAGATGAGTATTGACGGAGAGGGATCAGATGACAGCTCTGACTCCGATGACAGCATCCCACCAGAG GTTCTGGAGAGGACGTTAGAACCGGACAGTTCTGACGAGGAACCGCCTCCTGTCTACTCACCGCCCACTTATGACATGCACATCTATGACAGGAAGTACCCAGAGGCCCCGCCCACTCCTCCACCAAG GTTCGAGGCTCAGCCACCTCCAGGTCACCGGCAGGTCCGCAGCTTCAGGAACTGGAATCCGCCGTTGCTTGGCAACCTTCCAGATGATTTCCTGCGGATCCTGCCACAGCAACTGGACAGTATACAG gGCTCACAGAGCAGTCTGTCCCagccttcttcctcctcctctctgtcctccatcgtcCAGCAGACGGCCCAGGGAGGTATCTCCAGGCCAGGGGCTGGTGGAGCCCTAGGGGCCCCTGGAGGGCCAGGTGGTGCCGAGGGCGTTGAGGGGGCAGGCACGGAGCAAGAGCGTAAACTGAAACAGTACCTGGATGATGAGCGCATCGCCCTGTTCCTCCAGAACGAGGAGTTCATGAGGGAGCTGCAGCGCAACCGCGAGTTCCTCGTCGCCCTAGAgagag ATCGCTTGAAGTATGAATCAAAGAAATCCAAGTCCAATCATTTATCCACTCATATGGAGAATTCCACAGCAG GAGAGCACTGTGCGTCAGGGTCAATGGAGGCTTGTACTGCTGTGTCAGATGACGCCATGTTTCGAGACAAACTCAAACACATGGGCAAAT CAACAAGAAAGAAGCTGTTTGAAATCGCCAGATCATTCTCTGACAAGACAAAGAGAAGAAAGTTAAAAAGAAGAACGCTCCTGAAGCATCAGTC ACTGGGCATAGCCAACTCTACAGCCAACCTCctggaggatgtggagggaagCCCAGAAGATGGCCAGCCCAGAAGATCAGACACTCAAGAAGATGATGTGCCACACAAGGAGCTGTTGTCATG A
- the LOC135553056 gene encoding CUE domain-containing protein 1-like isoform X1, which translates to MTSLFRRSSSNGGSRGGGGGGGGSGGSTPGDLNNSRPNRQVRRLEFNQAMEDFKIMFPTMDYEVIECVLRSNNGAVDATIDQLLQMSIDGEGSDDSSDSDDSIPPEVLERTLEPDSSDEEPPPVYSPPTYDMHIYDRKYPEAPPTPPPRFEAQPPPGHRQVRSFRNWNPPLLGNLPDDFLRILPQQLDSIQGSQSSLSQPSSSSSLSSIVQQTAQGGISRPGAGGALGAPGGPGGAEGVEGAGTEQERKLKQYLDDERIALFLQNEEFMRELQRNREFLVALERDRLKYESKKSKSNHLSTHMENSTAGEHCASGSMEACTAVSDDAMFRDKLKHMGKSTRKKLFEIARSFSDKTKRRKLKRRTLLKHQSLGIANSTANLLEDVEGSPEDGQPRRSDTQEDDVPHKELLSW; encoded by the exons ATGACCAGCCTGTTCAGGCGCAGCAGCAGTAATGGAGGCtccaggggaggtggaggaggagggggaggcagtGGTGGTTCCACCCCAGGAGATCTCAACAACAGCCGGCCTAACCGACAAGTCCGGCGCCTGGAGTTCAACCAGGCCATGGAGGACTTCAAGATCATGTTCCCCACCATGGATTACGAGGTCATCGAGTGCGTCCTGCGTTCCAACAATGGGGCGGTGGACGCCACCATCGACCAGCTCCTCCAGATGAGTATTGACGGAGAGGGATCAGATGACAGCTCTGACTCCGATGACAGCATCCCACCAGAG GTTCTGGAGAGGACGTTAGAACCGGACAGTTCTGACGAGGAACCGCCTCCTGTCTACTCACCGCCCACTTATGACATGCACATCTATGACAGGAAGTACCCAGAGGCCCCGCCCACTCCTCCACCAAG GTTCGAGGCTCAGCCACCTCCAGGTCACCGGCAGGTCCGCAGCTTCAGGAACTGGAATCCGCCGTTGCTTGGCAACCTTCCAGATGATTTCCTGCGGATCCTGCCACAGCAACTGGACAGTATACAG gGCTCACAGAGCAGTCTGTCCCagccttcttcctcctcctctctgtcctccatcgtcCAGCAGACGGCCCAGGGAGGTATCTCCAGGCCAGGGGCTGGTGGAGCCCTAGGGGCCCCTGGAGGGCCAGGTGGTGCCGAGGGCGTTGAGGGGGCAGGCACGGAGCAAGAGCGTAAACTGAAACAGTACCTGGATGATGAGCGCATCGCCCTGTTCCTCCAGAACGAGGAGTTCATGAGGGAGCTGCAGCGCAACCGCGAGTTCCTCGTCGCCCTAGAgagag ATCGCTTGAAGTATGAATCAAAGAAATCCAAGTCCAATCATTTATCCACTCATATGGAGAATTCCACAGCAG GAGAGCACTGTGCGTCAGGGTCAATGGAGGCTTGTACTGCTGTGTCAGATGACGCCATGTTTCGAGACAAACTCAAACACATGGGCAAAT CAACAAGAAAGAAGCTGTTTGAAATCGCCAGATCATTCTCTGACAAGACAAAGAGAAGAAAGTTAAAAAGAAGAACGCTCCTGAAGCATCAGTC ACTGGGCATAGCCAACTCTACAGCCAACCTCctggaggatgtggagggaagCCCAGAAGATGGCCAGCCCAGAAGATCAGACACTCAAGAAGATGATGTGCCACACAAGGAGCTGTTGTCATGGTGA